In the Chroococcidiopsis sp. SAG 2025 genome, one interval contains:
- a CDS encoding diflavin flavoprotein, whose amino-acid sequence MVVLADRKQNRLTIQTSEIAANTTAIRSLDWDRDRFDIEYGLQNGTTYNSFIIQGERTALVDASHEKFRHLYLDTLKGLIDLSQLDYIIISHTEPDHSGLVKDVLQLAPNATVVGSKVALQFLEDMVHQPFQRQIVKNGDRLDLGNGHELEFVSAPNLHWPDTIFTYDRATQILYTCDAFGLHYCDERLFDEDLSAIEADFQYYYECLMAPNARSVISAMKRMGELGKIAIVGTGHGPLLSHNVAELTGRYRKWSQNQAKTETTVALFYTPDYGYSDRLAAFISHGIDKTGVAVEMVDMRTADQQEVQEIVGRSVGVVIGMPPSSLSDPAHDTLSTILAAVKAKQVFGLFESGGGDDEPIYPLQNKFRNLGLTPAFGIIRIQDTPTENTYQQCEESGTDLGQLLTRDRSIKQLKAFAADLEKALGRISSGLYIITTQKGELSGAMLASWVAQASFQPLGVTIAVAKDRAIESLMQVGDRFVLNVLEEGNYQVLMKHFLKRFPPGADRFAGVKTQMATNGSPILTDALAYMECEVASRMECNDHWIVYCTVYAGRVSKPESITAVHHRKLGNSY is encoded by the coding sequence ATGGTAGTACTCGCCGATAGAAAGCAAAATCGCCTGACAATCCAGACAAGTGAAATTGCTGCCAATACTACAGCAATTCGATCGCTCGACTGGGATCGCGATCGCTTTGACATCGAATACGGTCTGCAAAACGGTACAACGTACAACTCATTCATCATTCAGGGCGAACGGACTGCCTTAGTTGATGCTTCCCATGAAAAATTTCGCCATCTATATTTAGATACCCTCAAAGGTCTAATTGACCTTTCACAGCTAGATTACATCATTATCAGCCACACCGAGCCAGACCATAGCGGTTTGGTTAAAGACGTGCTGCAACTCGCACCCAACGCCACGGTTGTCGGTTCCAAAGTTGCCTTGCAGTTTCTTGAGGACATGGTACACCAACCATTCCAACGCCAAATCGTCAAAAATGGCGATCGGCTCGATTTAGGTAACGGACACGAACTGGAATTTGTCAGCGCTCCCAATTTGCATTGGCCCGATACTATTTTTACCTACGATCGCGCCACCCAAATCCTCTACACCTGCGATGCTTTTGGCTTACATTACTGCGACGAGCGCCTGTTTGATGAAGATTTAAGCGCGATCGAAGCCGATTTTCAATACTACTACGAGTGCTTGATGGCTCCTAACGCTCGTTCCGTGATCTCTGCCATGAAGCGGATGGGTGAATTAGGAAAGATCGCGATCGTTGGTACTGGTCACGGTCCCTTACTCTCTCACAATGTCGCCGAACTCACCGGACGCTACCGCAAGTGGAGCCAAAATCAAGCTAAGACAGAAACCACCGTCGCCCTGTTTTACACTCCAGACTACGGCTACAGCGATCGCCTCGCTGCTTTTATCTCCCACGGGATAGATAAAACGGGTGTTGCTGTTGAGATGGTCGATATGCGGACAGCCGACCAGCAAGAAGTGCAAGAAATTGTCGGTCGCAGCGTCGGAGTTGTCATCGGAATGCCCCCCAGTAGCCTCAGCGATCCTGCCCACGATACTCTCAGTACGATCTTGGCAGCTGTCAAAGCCAAGCAAGTCTTCGGTCTATTTGAATCTGGGGGTGGCGACGACGAACCGATTTATCCACTGCAAAATAAGTTTCGTAACTTGGGCTTGACTCCAGCTTTTGGCATTATTCGGATTCAAGATACTCCTACAGAGAATACATACCAGCAGTGCGAAGAATCGGGAACGGACTTAGGACAATTACTTACCCGCGATCGCAGTATTAAACAGTTAAAAGCTTTCGCCGCCGACTTAGAAAAAGCCCTGGGAAGAATCAGCAGCGGACTTTACATCATCACTACCCAAAAAGGCGAACTCTCTGGGGCGATGTTAGCTTCCTGGGTTGCTCAGGCAAGCTTCCAGCCCTTGGGAGTCACAATAGCAGTGGCAAAAGACCGCGCGATTGAGTCTTTAATGCAAGTCGGCGATCGCTTCGTGTTAAATGTCCTCGAAGAAGGTAACTACCAAGTCCTGATGAAGCACTTTCTCAAGCGCTTCCCACCTGGTGCTGACCGCTTTGCCGGAGTCAAAACCCAAATGGCAACGAATGGTTCTCCTATCCTGACCGATGCCCTTGCCTATATGGAATGCGAAGTCGCTAGTCGCATGGAGTGCAACGACCACTGGATCGTCTACTGCACTGTCTATGCAGGTCGCGTCTCCAAACCCGAATCTATCACCGCCGTCCACCACCGGAAGTTAGGTAACTCTTATTAG
- a CDS encoding efflux RND transporter periplasmic adaptor subunit: protein MESSEPKASGSDERKQVQDKPPGRRKPWMWLLVGLIAIGGGVGLWYLLAPKNQNANSAAQQQPPTKVRLATLESGAVSESSEYIANLESRRSVTLQPRIEGQVSRIFVRPGDRVNRGANLIQIDPEEQQAAVRSSSAAIAAAEAEVANAEATLSSLQAERLSNLSNVRFNEKEYKRYSDLADQGAVARSVADDYTNRIATAKAELNAIDKRIAAQKATVAQQEKALAEARANTQGQEAQLKYYTITAPFAGTVGRIPVKEGDFVNTSTQLTSVTENQPLEVNISVPIERGPELRQGMPVELLDGQGKRVGTSKVFFIAPNTATNTQSVLVKSLFENSQNQLRADQYVRARVIWNQRQGILVPTTAINRIGGQNFVYVAESAPQQQQSQQAQSGQTQLIARQKPVKLGSIQGNNYQVLEGLKPGERIITSGLLNLRDGAPIAPES, encoded by the coding sequence ATGGAATCATCAGAACCTAAAGCATCCGGATCAGATGAAAGAAAACAAGTCCAAGACAAACCGCCTGGTAGACGCAAGCCGTGGATGTGGTTACTAGTCGGTCTAATCGCCATTGGTGGCGGAGTTGGACTGTGGTATTTACTCGCACCCAAAAATCAAAACGCCAATTCAGCCGCACAGCAGCAACCGCCAACTAAGGTGAGGCTAGCCACCCTAGAATCAGGGGCAGTCAGCGAAAGTAGCGAGTATATTGCCAATTTAGAATCGCGACGATCCGTGACTTTACAGCCGAGAATTGAAGGACAAGTCTCTCGTATCTTCGTTCGTCCAGGCGATCGCGTCAATCGGGGAGCAAACCTAATTCAAATCGATCCAGAAGAACAACAAGCAGCCGTTAGGAGTTCTAGCGCCGCGATCGCAGCTGCCGAAGCAGAAGTGGCAAATGCCGAAGCAACCCTGAGTTCCTTGCAAGCAGAACGCCTTTCCAACTTGTCGAATGTCAGATTCAATGAGAAAGAATACAAGAGATATTCTGACCTTGCCGACCAAGGAGCAGTTGCGCGATCGGTTGCGGACGATTATACCAACAGAATTGCTACGGCAAAAGCCGAACTCAATGCGATCGACAAACGCATTGCCGCTCAGAAAGCTACCGTAGCTCAACAGGAAAAAGCCTTGGCAGAAGCAAGAGCGAATACCCAAGGACAGGAAGCGCAACTGAAATACTACACGATTACCGCACCCTTTGCGGGTACAGTGGGGCGAATTCCGGTCAAAGAGGGGGATTTTGTGAACACGTCAACCCAACTCACGAGCGTCACCGAAAACCAACCCCTAGAAGTCAATATCTCCGTACCCATCGAACGAGGACCAGAACTACGCCAGGGGATGCCAGTAGAGCTGCTTGACGGACAAGGCAAGCGTGTAGGGACGAGCAAGGTCTTTTTCATTGCCCCCAACACCGCTACAAATACCCAATCCGTACTCGTCAAATCTCTATTTGAAAATTCTCAAAATCAACTGCGTGCCGACCAATATGTAAGAGCGAGAGTCATTTGGAATCAACGCCAAGGCATTCTCGTTCCCACAACGGCAATTAACCGAATTGGCGGGCAAAACTTCGTCTATGTAGCAGAATCAGCACCACAACAACAGCAGTCTCAACAGGCACAATCGGGACAAACACAACTGATAGCACGGCAAAAACCCGTGAAATTAGGCAGCATTCAAGGTAACAATTACCAAGTCCTCGAAGGACTAAAACCTGGAGAGCGAATTATTACTTCAGGACTGCTTAACCTTAGAGACGGCGCACCGATCGCTCCTGAATCTTAA
- a CDS encoding nuclear transport factor 2 family protein: protein MTANLLNREIFRRSPMGKILNSLSACLLVPVLLALSVTVSSNHTVAQAPVQTPPASTPTNAPQPQPPVPLNAPAELTNIIAQIDAAANQRNINEVLKFYSPNFTHSDGLTRQSMTQALTNLWKSYPQLKYQTQLQSWQPQGKAIIAETVTKITGTQPQAVGNTLLDATIRSKQRYENGQIVQQEILSEQSQIKTGDKPPTVEVKLPQQVKPGQQYNFDAVVREPLGDDYLLGAAIEEPIRPENFTNPARVDLELLSSGGLFKIGRAPIKPDRYWVSAVLIRGDGMTLVTQRLNVVGKNPPAAQKP from the coding sequence ATGACAGCTAACTTGCTCAATCGGGAAATATTTAGGCGATCGCCAATGGGTAAAATCTTGAATTCTCTGTCTGCTTGCTTGTTAGTTCCAGTACTGCTAGCACTCTCTGTCACAGTCTCAAGCAACCATACCGTTGCCCAAGCTCCAGTACAAACCCCGCCAGCATCCACCCCTACTAATGCGCCTCAGCCTCAGCCACCAGTACCGCTCAACGCACCCGCAGAACTGACAAACATAATTGCGCAAATCGATGCGGCTGCCAACCAACGCAACATTAATGAGGTATTAAAGTTTTATAGTCCCAATTTCACTCATTCCGATGGCTTAACGCGCCAAAGCATGACGCAAGCTTTAACTAATTTGTGGAAGAGTTACCCGCAGCTCAAGTATCAGACGCAACTACAATCGTGGCAACCTCAAGGCAAGGCAATTATTGCAGAGACGGTGACTAAGATTACTGGCACGCAGCCGCAAGCAGTTGGTAATACGCTACTCGATGCCACCATTAGATCCAAACAGCGGTACGAGAACGGTCAAATCGTACAGCAGGAAATTCTTTCAGAGCAAAGTCAAATTAAAACTGGTGACAAACCGCCGACAGTAGAGGTCAAACTACCTCAGCAGGTAAAACCCGGGCAGCAATATAACTTTGATGCAGTCGTGCGAGAACCATTGGGCGACGATTATCTCCTCGGTGCGGCGATCGAAGAACCAATTAGACCAGAGAATTTCACAAATCCGGCGCGGGTAGATCTAGAGTTACTCTCATCAGGGGGATTATTTAAAATTGGTCGCGCTCCCATCAAACCCGATCGCTACTGGGTTTCTGCCGTACTCATCCGAGGCGATGGCATGACACTGGTAACTCAGCGCCTTAATGTAGTAGGCAAAAATCCACCTGCGGCGCAGAAGCCATAA
- a CDS encoding thylakoid membrane photosystem I accumulation factor, which yields MNFFQLQSPPNATRRWRRLLTKLLLLLVVFSYCLGIPSALAGINDDNYEGNVFVLYGGNASLVPPKTTLEKSMAASDRATLLVLYLDDCSDCKQYASTVSRMQAFYGRATDIIPVNVDTILPELTYKPTEPGYYYKGAVPQVVIFNKAGKVVLNQTGQVPYERVDDTLREVFDLLPRTESPELKRRSFNEFSSEVTE from the coding sequence ATGAATTTTTTTCAGCTCCAGTCACCTCCAAACGCGACACGTCGATGGAGACGATTGTTGACTAAGTTGTTATTACTACTCGTCGTATTTTCGTACTGCTTGGGAATACCCTCTGCCCTAGCAGGAATCAACGACGACAATTATGAGGGGAACGTTTTTGTGTTGTATGGTGGAAATGCCTCACTAGTACCACCAAAAACAACGCTAGAAAAATCTATGGCAGCAAGCGATCGCGCCACGCTGCTAGTGTTGTACTTAGACGATTGCAGCGATTGTAAGCAGTATGCTTCAACAGTATCGCGGATGCAAGCCTTCTATGGTCGGGCAACAGATATCATTCCTGTCAATGTAGATACCATTTTACCGGAATTGACCTACAAGCCCACCGAACCTGGCTACTACTACAAGGGTGCAGTCCCGCAAGTTGTTATATTCAACAAAGCGGGTAAAGTCGTCCTGAATCAAACAGGACAAGTTCCTTACGAAAGAGTAGATGACACCCTGCGAGAAGTATTTGACTTATTACCCCGCACCGAATCACCTGAGTTGAAACGCCGCTCTTTCAATGAATTTAGTTCTGAAGTGACGGAATAG
- a CDS encoding diflavin flavoprotein, with amino-acid sequence MSEIKPRDVQVLPIGIDTTIVRSRSWARLRFEIEYALAKGTTANSYFIQGNKTALIDPPGETFSQIYLEALQHRFDLKSLDYVILGHVNPNRAATLKALLELAPQVTFICSNPGAKNLRTILEDRELSILVMRGEETLDLGGGHLLQFIPTPNPRYPDHLCTYDPQTEILYTDKLFGAHLCGEQVFDEGWEIFNEDRRYYFDCVMAPHARQVETALEKLSELPVRMYGVGHGPIVRYGLIELTQAYRQWSKQQTSQDLTVALLYASAYGSTATLAQAIARGITKAGVAVESINCEFAEPDEIRTAVEKAAGIVIGSPTLGGHAPTPIQTALGIILSTSSSNRMAGVFGSFGWSGEAIDLIEGKLKDAGYRFAFEPIRVKFKPTDVTLQLCEETGTDFAHSIKRAKKVRIARQPASNVEQAVGRIVGSLCVVTTKKHEEISSAMLASWVSQATFNPPGLTIAVAKDRAIESMLHSGDKLVLNVLAEGRQLRKHFMKSFAPGEDRFANVATETSENGCPLLTDALAYLECTVNNRMEAGDHWIVYAIADNGKVFNPDGITAVHHRKSGNYY; translated from the coding sequence ATGTCAGAAATTAAACCTCGCGACGTTCAAGTGTTACCCATCGGCATCGATACAACTATAGTGCGATCGCGCAGTTGGGCGCGGCTACGCTTTGAAATTGAATACGCCCTTGCCAAGGGTACAACGGCAAATTCCTATTTCATTCAAGGCAATAAAACTGCTTTAATCGACCCTCCCGGCGAAACTTTTAGCCAAATCTATCTCGAAGCTCTACAACACCGCTTCGACCTCAAAAGCTTAGATTACGTTATTCTAGGACACGTCAACCCCAATCGTGCCGCTACTCTCAAAGCCTTACTAGAACTTGCCCCCCAAGTTACTTTTATCTGTTCTAATCCTGGGGCAAAAAATTTACGCACCATCTTAGAAGATCGAGAATTATCAATTTTAGTCATGCGGGGTGAAGAAACCTTAGATTTAGGTGGAGGGCATCTTTTACAATTTATCCCCACTCCCAATCCTCGCTACCCCGACCACCTTTGTACCTACGATCCGCAAACCGAAATTCTCTACACCGATAAACTTTTTGGCGCACATCTGTGCGGCGAACAAGTATTTGATGAAGGTTGGGAAATTTTCAACGAAGACCGTCGCTATTATTTCGATTGTGTCATGGCTCCCCATGCACGACAAGTAGAAACAGCGCTAGAAAAACTTTCCGAACTGCCTGTGAGAATGTATGGTGTGGGTCACGGTCCCATCGTTCGCTATGGGCTGATCGAACTAACCCAAGCATATCGTCAGTGGAGCAAACAGCAAACCTCTCAGGATCTAACCGTAGCCTTGCTCTATGCCTCGGCTTATGGTAGTACTGCAACACTAGCACAGGCGATCGCCCGTGGAATTACTAAAGCTGGAGTCGCAGTAGAATCGATCAACTGCGAATTTGCCGAACCTGACGAGATCCGCACAGCTGTAGAAAAAGCTGCTGGGATTGTCATCGGTTCTCCCACCCTTGGCGGACACGCACCAACTCCAATTCAAACTGCTTTGGGTATCATTCTCTCTACCTCTAGCAGTAACAGAATGGCTGGAGTTTTTGGTTCCTTTGGTTGGAGTGGAGAGGCAATAGATTTAATCGAAGGCAAACTGAAAGATGCTGGTTACCGATTTGCATTTGAACCAATCCGCGTCAAATTCAAACCTACTGATGTCACTTTGCAACTATGTGAAGAAACAGGCACGGATTTTGCCCATAGTATCAAACGGGCGAAAAAAGTCAGAATCGCACGTCAACCAGCTAGCAATGTGGAACAAGCTGTAGGACGAATTGTCGGTTCTCTATGCGTCGTCACCACTAAAAAGCACGAAGAAATTTCCAGTGCGATGCTAGCTTCTTGGGTATCTCAAGCCACATTCAACCCGCCTGGTCTGACGATTGCTGTTGCTAAAGACCGTGCAATTGAATCGATGCTGCATAGCGGCGATAAATTGGTTTTAAATGTCTTGGCAGAAGGAAGACAATTACGCAAGCACTTTATGAAATCCTTTGCCCCAGGCGAGGATAGATTTGCCAATGTTGCTACGGAAACATCGGAAAATGGCTGTCCCCTTCTCACTGATGCTTTGGCATATCTCGAATGTACGGTTAATAATCGGATGGAAGCTGGCGATCACTGGATTGTCTACGCGATCGCCGATAACGGAAAAGTCTTTAACCCCGATGGTATCACTGCCGTCCATCACCGTAAATCAGGGAATTACTATTAA
- the murG gene encoding undecaprenyldiphospho-muramoylpentapeptide beta-N-acetylglucosaminyltransferase produces the protein MGDARMRLLIAASGTGGHLFPAIATAEQLPDYQIEWLGVPNRLETQLVPSQYRLHTIDVEGIQQRLGLGTVRILTKLALAIFQARQLLKQGQFQGVLTTGGYIAAPAVIAARSLGLPVILHESNAIPGKVTRFLSRWCSVVAIGFEPAAKYLPGVKTIFTGTPVRSQFQVEALDTLPPLDLPIPDNVPLILIVGGSQGAVAVNKLVRQSAAAWFEAGAWVVHQTGSNDPDVESLKHPQYIALPFYDNMARLLHRASLVIARAGAGTVTELAIARKPAVFIPLPTAAEDHQYYNAQVLGAAGAALVFRQPELTPEILTKEVLSLLHSPEELAQMGEKAGAIAVVDSAERLAQLVREIVQ, from the coding sequence ATGGGGGATGCACGGATGCGACTATTGATTGCAGCAAGTGGCACTGGCGGACATTTGTTTCCGGCGATCGCCACTGCGGAACAGTTACCAGATTATCAGATTGAGTGGTTGGGGGTTCCGAATCGATTAGAGACTCAATTAGTCCCATCCCAATATCGCTTGCATACTATCGATGTAGAAGGCATTCAGCAACGCTTGGGACTGGGCACGGTAAGAATTTTGACTAAACTTGCCCTTGCTATCTTTCAGGCGCGACAGCTACTAAAACAGGGGCAGTTTCAGGGGGTGTTAACGACGGGCGGATATATTGCGGCTCCAGCAGTTATTGCAGCGCGATCGCTTGGTTTACCCGTAATTTTGCACGAATCGAACGCTATTCCTGGTAAAGTGACTCGCTTTTTAAGTCGTTGGTGTAGTGTTGTTGCGATTGGGTTTGAACCAGCAGCAAAATACTTACCTGGAGTCAAAACCATCTTTACAGGTACGCCCGTGCGATCGCAGTTTCAAGTAGAGGCGCTGGATACTTTACCACCTTTAGATCTACCTATTCCTGATAACGTACCGTTGATTTTAATTGTCGGTGGCAGTCAGGGAGCGGTAGCTGTCAACAAGTTAGTACGTCAGTCTGCTGCGGCTTGGTTTGAGGCTGGAGCATGGGTGGTGCATCAGACGGGAAGTAACGATCCTGACGTGGAAAGTTTGAAACATCCGCAGTATATCGCGCTGCCTTTTTATGACAATATGGCGCGGCTGTTGCATCGGGCAAGTTTGGTGATTGCCAGAGCTGGAGCTGGTACGGTAACGGAATTAGCGATCGCCCGCAAACCAGCAGTTTTTATTCCTCTACCGACAGCAGCGGAAGATCATCAATATTACAACGCTCAAGTTTTAGGGGCAGCGGGAGCAGCTTTAGTTTTTCGCCAACCAGAATTAACACCGGAAATTTTAACCAAAGAAGTTTTAAGTTTGTTGCATTCACCCGAAGAGTTAGCTCAAATGGGAGAAAAAGCAGGTGCGATCGCAGTAGTTGATAGTGCTGAAAGATTGGCACAGTTAGTCCGCGAAATAGTACAGTAG
- a CDS encoding ArsR/SmtB family transcription factor, producing MDAAQFQQVAKALAEPRRLEILTAIATHDELSCREIVEQFPVSQATVSHHIKELVKVGLIETRRAGQYCYYSFRAEVLSIYITQLQQLLTINIQQKSPERI from the coding sequence ATGGACGCAGCCCAATTTCAGCAAGTGGCAAAAGCTCTAGCAGAGCCACGACGATTGGAAATTCTAACAGCGATCGCTACCCATGATGAGCTATCTTGCCGAGAAATAGTCGAGCAGTTTCCTGTATCGCAAGCAACAGTTTCTCATCACATTAAGGAGTTAGTTAAAGTCGGTTTGATCGAAACAAGGCGTGCAGGACAATACTGTTATTACAGTTTTCGTGCGGAAGTTTTGTCAATTTATATTACTCAGTTACAGCAACTTTTGACAATAAATATTCAACAAAAATCGCCGGAACGAATTTAA
- a CDS encoding sugar kinase: MNGLFIGLVTLDFVYLAPSPPTNNQKIVASDYIVAAGGPATNAAVTFSYLGDRSTLLGTVGNHPITQLIQADLATYGVAIADLAPSQTAPPPVSSIIVSQDTGERAVVSINAVKNQVTPEFIPENILQGIDIVLIDGHQMLVGEAISQLAKANNIPVVVDGGSWKPGFEKVLAFADYAICSANFYPPNCSNIEEVFSYLSQMGIPNIAITQGEKPIQFLAERKTKSLETPQIKPVDTLGAGDIFHGAFCHYILQGNFPESLEAAAKIAAQSCQSFGSRQWMQNRRD; this comes from the coding sequence ATGAATGGACTATTTATTGGTTTAGTCACTCTAGATTTTGTCTATTTAGCTCCGTCTCCACCAACTAACAATCAGAAAATTGTTGCCTCCGATTATATTGTTGCAGCTGGGGGTCCTGCTACTAATGCTGCCGTCACATTTAGCTATTTGGGCGATCGCTCTACTTTGTTGGGAACAGTAGGAAACCACCCAATTACCCAGCTAATTCAAGCAGATTTGGCAACTTATGGAGTGGCGATCGCAGATTTAGCACCCAGCCAAACTGCACCGCCGCCTGTCTCATCAATTATTGTCTCTCAAGATACGGGGGAACGGGCAGTAGTTTCTATTAATGCTGTCAAAAACCAAGTTACCCCTGAATTTATTCCAGAAAATATTTTACAGGGAATCGATATTGTTTTAATCGATGGGCATCAAATGTTAGTAGGTGAGGCGATCTCGCAACTTGCTAAAGCCAACAACATTCCTGTTGTTGTTGATGGTGGTAGTTGGAAACCTGGATTTGAAAAGGTTCTAGCTTTTGCAGACTATGCCATCTGTTCTGCCAACTTTTATCCCCCCAATTGTTCCAATATTGAGGAAGTCTTCTCTTATCTTTCCCAAATGGGAATTCCTAATATTGCAATTACTCAAGGAGAAAAACCCATTCAATTTTTAGCTGAAAGAAAAACCAAATCTCTAGAAACTCCTCAAATTAAACCTGTAGATACTCTTGGTGCAGGAGATATTTTTCATGGTGCTTTTTGTCACTACATTCTTCAGGGCAATTTTCCTGAATCTTTAGAAGCTGCGGCAAAAATTGCTGCTCAATCTTGTCAGTCTTTTGGTTCTCGTCAGTGGATGCAAAATAGAAGGGATTAA
- a CDS encoding pantothenate kinase — METWLGLEIGNSRLHWGWFAGENLQITWDTPHLPESIEQQLAQCKTFADLPQEILSSIDSNISGRIARPYLLPIYIASVVPSQTVLWQAYPEAHAISLDRIPLLRIYPTLGIDRALAVLGAGETFGFPVLVIDAGTALTFTGADGDRCLVGGAILPGLSLQLQSLGQKTANLPSIAASEILSLPKRWAMNTPEAIQSGVIYTLIASIRDFITAWWDKFPDSQICFKGGDGKLLLEYLRSLYPELTTRIIDEPNLTFWGMRSSRQGARSEE, encoded by the coding sequence ATGGAAACTTGGTTGGGTTTGGAAATTGGTAATTCTCGGTTGCATTGGGGATGGTTTGCAGGTGAAAATCTCCAAATAACTTGGGATACTCCCCATCTTCCTGAGTCGATTGAGCAACAGCTAGCTCAGTGTAAGACTTTTGCCGATCTTCCTCAAGAAATTCTGTCTTCTATCGACTCAAATATCTCTGGGCGCATAGCTCGCCCCTACCTCTTACCTATCTACATTGCTTCTGTCGTTCCTAGTCAGACAGTGCTGTGGCAAGCATACCCAGAAGCACACGCAATTTCGCTAGATAGAATACCCCTTTTGAGAATTTATCCCACTCTGGGGATCGATCGCGCTTTAGCTGTGTTGGGAGCTGGAGAAACTTTCGGTTTTCCCGTCTTAGTTATCGATGCAGGAACAGCATTAACTTTTACAGGTGCAGATGGCGATCGCTGTTTGGTTGGTGGGGCGATATTACCAGGATTAAGCTTACAATTGCAGTCCTTAGGGCAAAAAACAGCTAATTTGCCTTCGATCGCAGCTTCAGAAATTCTTTCTTTACCCAAACGCTGGGCAATGAATACTCCAGAAGCAATCCAAAGTGGAGTTATCTACACGCTAATTGCTAGCATTCGCGACTTTATCACGGCTTGGTGGGACAAATTTCCCGATAGTCAGATTTGTTTTAAAGGAGGCGATGGTAAATTGCTACTGGAATATCTGCGATCGCTTTATCCTGAACTTACCACCAGAATCATTGACGAACCCAATCTAACCTTTTGGGGGATGCGATCGTCTAGACAAGGAGCGAGGAGTGAGGAGTGA
- a CDS encoding SDR family oxidoreductase, producing MVSVRHQIVLITGASSGIGEATAQIFAQAGAKLILVARRQERLAQLADDLNKEFASDIHTMQLDVRDRTSIESALAQLPSEFSAIDVLINNAGLSRGLDKLYQSSYQDWEEMIDTNIKGLLYFTRAIVPGMVSRGRGHVVNLGSIAGHQTYPNGNVYCATKAAVKAISEGLKQDLLGTPVRVTSVDPGMVETEFSQVRFHGDTEQANKVYQGLKPLTPEDVADVIFFCVTRSPHVNISEVLMMPVDQSSSTLFNRQK from the coding sequence ATGGTTTCAGTCCGACATCAGATTGTATTAATTACGGGTGCAAGTAGTGGCATTGGTGAAGCGACAGCGCAAATATTTGCCCAAGCTGGTGCTAAGTTAATCTTAGTAGCCCGTCGTCAAGAACGATTGGCACAATTGGCAGACGATCTCAATAAAGAATTTGCCAGCGATATACATACTATGCAGTTGGATGTGCGCGATCGCACCAGTATAGAATCGGCTTTAGCTCAGTTGCCATCTGAATTCTCCGCGATCGACGTTTTAATTAACAATGCTGGTCTGAGTCGCGGTTTAGACAAGCTCTATCAAAGCAGTTACCAAGATTGGGAAGAAATGATCGATACCAATATTAAAGGGTTACTCTACTTTACCCGCGCGATCGTCCCAGGAATGGTAAGTCGCGGACGGGGACATGTTGTCAACCTCGGCTCGATTGCGGGACATCAAACTTATCCTAATGGCAATGTGTATTGTGCTACTAAAGCCGCTGTCAAAGCAATTTCTGAAGGCTTAAAACAAGACTTACTGGGGACTCCCGTGCGGGTTACATCCGTCGATCCTGGGATGGTAGAGACGGAATTCAGCCAAGTCCGATTTCACGGCGATACCGAACAAGCAAATAAAGTGTATCAGGGACTCAAACCCCTCACGCCGGAAGACGTAGCCGATGTCATTTTCTTCTGCGTCACGCGATCGCCCCACGTTAATATCAGCGAAGTTTTGATGATGCCCGTGGATCAATCTAGTTCGACTTTGTTTAATCGCCAAAAATAG